In Candidatus Omnitrophota bacterium, a single genomic region encodes these proteins:
- a CDS encoding UDP-N-acetylmuramoyl-tripeptide--D-alanyl-D-alanine ligase encodes MFTVDEIVRETSGKLLSRGSSRSFEGLSINSRDMKNKDIFLCLKGPNFDGHDFIFQAVDKGAKCVIMEEGKVKLHNGFKIKTNKKDITFISVKDTVSALAGLANFHRRKFGIPVIAVTGSSGKTTTKDMISCVLSSKYKVLSNEGTKNNHIGLPMTLLQLNNKHDAAVLEMGTNNFGEISYLSKIAEPNIGLITNIGAAHLEAFVDLDGVFREKYALVDNLTKPYVCLLNTDDGILRKKLRHAGNNPFVIGFGIKEKSDFVASSIKVCKGRINFSINKKNKISLRTIGLHNVYNALAAAAVARVFGLGYRDISSRLKDFIFPGGRLKLIKAMNTNIIDDTYNSNPLSLSSALKALESYKTCGRKIVIMGDMLELGLNGKEYHMQAVIHAMDICDVLITVGELSGQAGIHFKSSKNVPQSIFSCGSVSEARDLLVNKIYPCRKDIVLIKGSRRIGMENIFNNKDF; translated from the coding sequence ATGTTTACTGTCGATGAGATAGTGAGGGAGACTTCCGGTAAGTTGTTGTCGCGCGGAAGCAGCCGTTCATTTGAAGGTTTATCTATTAATTCCCGGGATATGAAAAACAAGGATATTTTCCTCTGTTTAAAAGGGCCTAATTTCGACGGCCATGATTTTATCTTTCAGGCTGTAGATAAAGGCGCTAAATGTGTCATAATGGAAGAAGGTAAAGTAAAACTTCATAACGGATTTAAAATTAAAACTAATAAGAAGGATATCACATTTATATCAGTTAAAGATACCGTGTCTGCTTTAGCGGGCCTAGCTAATTTCCATAGGAGAAAATTTGGTATTCCGGTGATAGCTGTTACCGGCAGCAGCGGCAAGACTACCACTAAGGATATGATTTCTTGTGTTTTATCTTCTAAGTATAAAGTATTGAGCAATGAAGGGACAAAAAACAATCATATCGGCCTGCCAATGACATTATTACAACTTAATAATAAACATGATGCGGCCGTTTTAGAGATGGGCACCAATAATTTCGGCGAAATAAGCTATCTCAGCAAGATCGCTGAACCCAATATCGGGTTGATAACAAATATAGGAGCTGCCCACTTGGAAGCTTTTGTTGATCTGGACGGGGTCTTTCGAGAGAAATATGCGTTGGTTGATAATTTAACTAAGCCTTATGTCTGCCTTCTTAATACGGACGATGGTATCTTAAGAAAAAAACTGCGCCATGCCGGCAATAATCCATTTGTCATAGGGTTTGGTATCAAAGAAAAGAGTGATTTTGTTGCTTCTTCAATCAAGGTTTGCAAGGGGAGGATCAATTTCAGTATAAATAAAAAGAACAAAATAAGTTTGCGGACAATAGGGCTGCATAATGTTTATAATGCCTTAGCTGCGGCTGCGGTTGCCAGGGTATTCGGCCTGGGGTACAGGGATATTTCAAGCAGGCTTAAGGATTTTATTTTTCCAGGCGGGAGATTAAAACTGATCAAGGCGATGAATACAAATATAATTGATGATACATACAATTCTAACCCGCTGTCTTTAAGTTCAGCATTGAAGGCCTTGGAGAGCTACAAGACTTGCGGAAGGAAAATCGTGATAATGGGTGATATGCTTGAGCTTGGGCTCAATGGTAAAGAATACCATATGCAGGCAGTTATTCACGCAATGGATATTTGTGATGTGTTGATTACGGTAGGCGAGTTATCCGGCCAGGCAGGTATACATTTTAAATCATCAAAAAATGTTCCTCAATCGATATTTTCCTGCGGCTCTGTTTCTGAAGCCAGGGATCTGTTGGTTAATAAGATTTACCCCTGTAGGAAGGACATTGTTCTTATAAAAGGCTCCAGGAGGATAGGGATGGAGAATATTTTCAACAACAAGGACTTCTAA
- a CDS encoding phospho-N-acetylmuramoyl-pentapeptide-transferase: protein MLYLLLYPLHEAISFLNIFRYITFRSVMATITAFIISLVLGPFIIKKISGLNIGENIRKEESQKLYELHNKKQGTPTMGGILILLAITSSTLLWADISNKYVLIALFSMIWLGITGFIDDYLKHIRKKSKGLTAASKITSQLLLGIILGAILYFDPDVSTKINIPFLKGISLELGIFYIFLVILVIAGSSNAVNLTDGLDGLAIGIVVMVAIAYSILSYVTGNVRLSDYLLIDYIKGSGELTIFCASIIGAGLGFLWFNCYPASIFMGDVGSLALGGAIGVVALLIKKELLLIIVGGIFVLEALSVILQVGSFRIRKKRLFKIAPIHHHFQFLGWSENKVIVRFWIIAALLALFTIITLKIR from the coding sequence ATGCTATATCTATTACTTTACCCTTTACATGAAGCAATATCATTTTTAAATATTTTCAGGTATATAACTTTTCGCTCTGTAATGGCTACGATAACCGCTTTTATTATCAGCCTGGTATTGGGGCCGTTTATTATTAAAAAGATCTCCGGCCTCAATATAGGGGAGAATATCCGTAAAGAAGAGAGCCAGAAATTATATGAGTTACACAATAAGAAACAAGGCACTCCCACCATGGGCGGAATATTAATATTACTGGCCATAACAAGTTCAACCCTGTTATGGGCGGACATATCTAATAAATATGTCCTCATAGCCTTATTCAGTATGATCTGGCTCGGGATCACAGGCTTTATCGATGATTATCTCAAGCATATAAGAAAAAAATCGAAAGGCCTGACAGCAGCTTCGAAAATAACCAGCCAGCTTCTGCTTGGGATTATCCTTGGGGCCATCCTTTATTTTGATCCGGATGTAAGCACAAAAATCAACATCCCTTTTCTAAAGGGCATTTCGCTAGAGTTGGGGATTTTTTATATATTCCTTGTGATCCTGGTAATAGCCGGCTCTTCGAATGCGGTCAACCTTACTGACGGTCTTGATGGCCTGGCTATTGGTATTGTGGTTATGGTGGCCATCGCTTACAGTATCTTGAGTTATGTTACCGGCAATGTCAGATTAAGCGATTATTTATTGATCGATTATATTAAAGGCAGCGGCGAACTTACTATATTTTGTGCTAGTATTATTGGCGCAGGCCTGGGTTTTCTCTGGTTTAACTGTTACCCGGCTTCGATATTTATGGGCGATGTCGGTTCACTTGCTTTGGGCGGGGCAATAGGCGTTGTAGCGCTTTTAATAAAAAAAGAACTGCTTTTGATAATCGTCGGTGGCATATTTGTACTGGAGGCATTATCTGTTATTCTGCAGGTCGGTTCTTTCCGTATCAGGAAAAAACGTTTATTCAAGATAGCTCCCATACATCATCATTTTCAATTTTTAGGCTGGAGCGAGAATAAGGTAATAGTGAGGTTTTGGATTATTGCGGCCTTATTGGCTTTATTCACTATTATTACCCTTAAGATCAGGTAA
- the murD gene encoding UDP-N-acetylmuramoyl-L-alanine--D-glutamate ligase, with protein MVNTIFFKDKIITIVGFARSGLACANLLWELGSRVSVTDSADNAVLRKNYQNLKSKEIKVELGRHTIDFIRGRDLIVVSPGVDDSSPALKWAKELSIPVISEIELASRLCPGTIIAVTGSNGKTTVTTLIGKVLQANSKKAFVCGNIGTPFTLEVKKIKEGDFAVVEVSSFQLEKIDTFKPKVAVILNITPNHLDRYSSMDEYITAKKRIFKNQDKSDYLVLNGKDEVLNKVSVQAQSKVMFFSESADFNPNQEAVMAVASVFGINRDVCKSVFKEFRGIEHRMEFVKEISGVKFINDSKATTVDSALWAIKNIKEPIILIAGGKDKGVDYKVMLPGSNGKVKEVILIGEAKEKIRKALKGFLPLDDALTLDEAVNKAFVKARKGDCVLLSPMCASFDMFLNYEERGKAFKHAVASLSAK; from the coding sequence ATGGTAAATACAATTTTTTTTAAAGATAAAATAATAACCATAGTCGGTTTTGCGCGTTCAGGCCTGGCCTGTGCGAATCTATTATGGGAGCTGGGAAGCAGAGTTTCCGTAACGGATAGCGCTGATAACGCCGTTCTCCGGAAGAATTACCAGAATCTAAAATCCAAAGAGATAAAAGTTGAACTGGGCAGGCACACGATAGATTTTATCCGTGGCAGGGATCTTATTGTTGTTTCTCCGGGAGTTGATGACAGCTCTCCGGCTCTGAAATGGGCCAAGGAATTATCTATCCCCGTAATAAGCGAGATTGAATTGGCATCAAGGCTTTGCCCGGGTACTATAATTGCGGTTACTGGCTCAAATGGTAAGACTACGGTTACTACTTTAATCGGAAAAGTCCTGCAGGCAAATTCAAAAAAAGCATTCGTATGCGGGAATATCGGTACTCCTTTTACTTTGGAGGTCAAAAAGATAAAAGAAGGAGATTTTGCCGTAGTCGAAGTCAGTTCTTTCCAGCTAGAAAAGATTGATACATTTAAACCGAAAGTAGCCGTTATCCTTAATATTACTCCTAACCACCTTGACAGATACAGCAGTATGGATGAATATATTACCGCTAAGAAGAGGATTTTTAAGAATCAGGATAAGAGCGATTACCTTGTTTTAAATGGGAAAGACGAGGTCCTAAATAAGGTTTCGGTCCAAGCGCAATCAAAAGTCATGTTTTTTTCTGAAAGTGCAGATTTTAACCCTAACCAGGAAGCAGTCATGGCTGTGGCTTCTGTGTTCGGAATAAACAGGGATGTCTGTAAATCTGTATTTAAGGAGTTCAGGGGTATTGAACACCGTATGGAATTTGTTAAGGAAATTAGCGGAGTGAAGTTTATCAACGATTCAAAAGCAACTACGGTTGATTCTGCTTTATGGGCAATAAAGAATATAAAGGAGCCGATAATACTTATTGCCGGAGGCAAAGATAAAGGCGTAGATTATAAAGTTATGTTGCCGGGGTCAAACGGTAAAGTAAAAGAAGTCATCTTGATCGGAGAGGCTAAAGAAAAGATAAGAAAAGCATTAAAGGGTTTTCTGCCTTTAGATGATGCCTTAACCCTGGATGAGGCTGTTAACAAGGCTTTTGTTAAGGCAAGGAAAGGCGATTGTGTCTTGCTGTCTCCGATGTGCGCTAGTTTTGATATGTTTTTGAATTATGAGGAACGCGGGAAGGCTTTTAAGCATGCAGTCGCCAGCCTCTCTGCAAAATAA
- the ftsW gene encoding putative lipid II flippase FtsW codes for MRQIRINVFAISVLLVCTGIVMIYSSTSIYALDRYGDSLYFLKRHIIFLLFGTVIAALAMAIDYRVLKKYSKPIILIALFLLVLVLIPGLGREVSGARRWFRFRFISFQPSELANLAIIIYAADFASRKFDSIKTSIFGSMPLLAVLGATVFLILLQPDLGTVLAMTAVVMIMLFIAGLKPVYIVNFILLSLPALYLLIFSVPYRRARIFAFLNPWADPRGSGFQIIQSQIALGSGGIFGAGLGHSKQKLFYLPAAHTDFVFSIIGEELGLIGTIIIIALFTALLRLSYLIIKNAPDRFGYFLSLGLTLMLALKTIVNIGVSCGIFPTKGLPLPFISYGGSSLIFDMVSIGLILNVARTGDYP; via the coding sequence ATGCGCCAGATAAGAATCAATGTATTTGCGATCTCAGTGCTGCTGGTATGTACAGGAATAGTCATGATTTACAGCAGTACCAGTATATATGCCTTAGATAGATATGGCGACAGCCTTTATTTTCTAAAGAGGCATATTATATTTTTGCTCTTCGGAACGGTCATTGCCGCTTTAGCTATGGCTATTGACTACAGGGTATTAAAAAAATACTCAAAGCCGATTATACTCATCGCATTATTTTTACTGGTTTTGGTTTTGATCCCGGGATTGGGCAGGGAAGTCTCAGGCGCAAGACGGTGGTTCAGGTTTAGGTTTATAAGTTTTCAGCCTTCGGAGCTGGCTAACCTTGCAATAATAATTTACGCGGCCGACTTCGCATCCAGGAAATTCGACAGCATAAAGACATCTATATTTGGTTCTATGCCGTTATTAGCAGTATTAGGTGCGACAGTTTTTTTAATTCTTCTTCAGCCTGATCTGGGTACGGTGCTGGCTATGACTGCCGTTGTGATGATTATGCTTTTTATCGCCGGCTTAAAGCCGGTTTATATAGTAAATTTTATATTACTCAGCCTTCCGGCATTATATTTATTGATATTCAGTGTACCTTACAGGAGGGCAAGGATATTTGCTTTTTTGAACCCTTGGGCTGATCCCAGGGGAAGCGGTTTCCAGATAATACAGTCACAGATAGCGCTTGGTTCTGGCGGTATCTTTGGTGCGGGGCTAGGTCATTCTAAACAGAAGCTGTTTTATCTGCCTGCTGCGCATACTGATTTTGTGTTTTCTATAATCGGGGAAGAACTCGGGTTGATTGGTACGATAATTATAATCGCGTTGTTTACGGCTTTATTAAGGTTATCATACCTGATAATCAAAAATGCCCCTGACAGGTTCGGGTATTTTCTTTCTTTAGGGTTGACATTAATGCTAGCCTTAAAGACCATTGTTAATATCGGCGTATCATGCGGAATTTTCCCTACGAAAGGCCTGCCGTTACCTTTTATTAGTTACGGTGGTTCCTCTTTAATCTTTGATATGGTAAGTATCGGCTTGATATTGAATGTCGCCAGGACAGGAGATTACCCATAA
- the murG gene encoding undecaprenyldiphospho-muramoylpentapeptide beta-N-acetylglucosaminyltransferase, giving the protein MSPGQEITHNFIMNKKIKVILVAGASGGHIFPALGLYEHLLNRALKIEARMVLPRRCVNFKSGYPGLVIERISVTNISRKPSIVNILAAWNLIKSFFESLFILVSFRPDVVVGFGTLCSVPVVMLSWFFRIKTVIHEQNVYPGLANRILSKFADKVAVSFPESVKLFPCAEEKIVVTGNPLVNRLKKVKREEGIKFFNLSLDKFTILVMGGSQGSQAINNLFADTLSRIINKEKLQVIHLSGRRDRQYLDRKYENSGVEVKVNCFLDEMYYAYSCADLAITRAGAATLTELVFYKIPAIIIPYPYAAKHQVANAQALQKKGCIIVMPEDIISEAVLSEKINTLLSDSNELNRIKDCYDAVKNEYNEKTFGDIVLSI; this is encoded by the coding sequence ATGTCGCCAGGACAGGAGATTACCCATAACTTTATCATGAATAAGAAAATTAAAGTTATCCTTGTGGCAGGGGCATCAGGTGGCCATATTTTTCCCGCTTTAGGCTTATATGAGCATTTACTTAACCGCGCGCTGAAGATAGAGGCAAGGATGGTTTTGCCGCGCCGTTGTGTAAATTTTAAATCAGGGTACCCGGGGCTGGTAATTGAAAGAATATCGGTCACTAACATAAGCCGCAAGCCAAGTATCGTAAATATTTTGGCTGCATGGAATCTGATAAAATCATTTTTTGAAAGTTTATTTATACTTGTGTCTTTCAGGCCTGATGTAGTCGTAGGTTTTGGCACTTTGTGCAGCGTGCCTGTAGTGATGCTTTCCTGGTTTTTCCGCATAAAGACCGTCATACACGAACAGAATGTTTATCCCGGGCTTGCTAACAGGATTTTGTCAAAATTCGCAGATAAGGTTGCTGTTTCTTTCCCGGAAAGCGTAAAGTTATTCCCTTGTGCAGAGGAAAAAATAGTTGTTACAGGCAATCCCTTGGTTAACCGTTTGAAAAAAGTAAAAAGAGAAGAAGGAATCAAGTTTTTTAATTTAAGCCTTGATAAATTCACTATCCTGGTAATGGGTGGGAGTCAGGGGAGCCAGGCAATAAACAATCTGTTTGCCGATACGCTAAGCAGGATTATAAATAAAGAAAAATTGCAGGTTATTCATTTATCGGGCAGGAGGGACCGCCAATATCTTGATAGAAAGTATGAAAATTCCGGAGTGGAAGTAAAGGTTAACTGTTTCCTGGATGAGATGTATTACGCATATTCATGCGCTGACCTGGCAATTACCCGTGCCGGAGCTGCCACGTTAACAGAGTTGGTGTTTTATAAGATACCAGCAATAATCATTCCTTATCCTTACGCAGCCAAACATCAGGTTGCCAATGCCCAGGCCCTTCAAAAAAAGGGGTGCATAATTGTCATGCCCGAAGACATTATATCGGAAGCTGTGTTATCAGAAAAGATAAACACCTTATTGTCTGACAGTAACGAATTAAACAGGATAAAGGATTGTTATGATGCCGTAAAAAACGAATATAACGAAAAGACGTTTGGAGATATTGTATTGAGCATATGA
- the murC gene encoding UDP-N-acetylmuramate--L-alanine ligase translates to MELTKHYHLIGIGGIGMSGIAALLSCKGLKVTGSDLKESKTVHELRSRGININIGHSADNIKGADVVIYSSAIKEDNPELKEAVKKGMLIKRRAQALADLMCDKTIVTVTGSHGKTTTSSLASYMLLRAGLNPTIAVGGVLKNIDANACFGSGEFFVAEADESDGTFLHYNPDYSIITNIDREHLDHYKSFSNAVDNFGKFIATLKTNGCLFYWNNDQNLVNLALKFPGRKVSFGIGRGAGIFADNIAIKGLSCQFDCYFEDKFITRFFLNLGGKHNILNALPVIALGLILGIDIKIIKDTLSNYLGAARRLEVKFQNSEFRVIDDYAHHPTEIMATLEALKFLEPGRIVAVFQPHRYSRTQLLLKEFSNCFTSADYIIITDIYAASEQPIPGIDSLLLANKVKENSGNKTVIHLSKDQIIGHLLKIKKPKDIFVMLGAGDITRISDELAERFKMQS, encoded by the coding sequence TTGGAATTGACTAAGCATTATCATTTAATAGGTATAGGCGGTATCGGAATGAGCGGCATCGCAGCGCTGCTTTCTTGCAAAGGGCTTAAAGTCACCGGCTCTGATCTTAAAGAGAGCAAGACGGTGCATGAGCTAAGATCCCGGGGCATAAATATAAATATAGGGCATAGCGCCGATAATATCAAAGGCGCGGATGTGGTCATATATTCTTCAGCGATAAAAGAAGACAACCCTGAACTGAAGGAAGCAGTAAAAAAAGGGATGTTGATTAAGAGGCGGGCTCAGGCATTAGCAGATCTGATGTGCGACAAAACGATAGTTACGGTTACGGGCAGCCACGGTAAAACAACTACTTCGTCTTTAGCTTCGTATATGTTATTAAGGGCAGGTCTTAATCCTACCATAGCTGTCGGCGGAGTGCTTAAGAATATAGATGCCAACGCCTGCTTTGGGTCAGGGGAATTTTTTGTAGCAGAGGCCGATGAATCCGACGGTACATTTTTACACTATAATCCCGATTATTCGATAATAACTAACATTGACCGCGAACATCTCGACCATTACAAAAGTTTTTCAAATGCCGTAGATAACTTTGGAAAATTTATTGCTACACTTAAAACGAATGGATGCTTATTTTACTGGAATAATGACCAGAACCTTGTTAATTTAGCTTTAAAGTTCCCGGGCAGGAAAGTTTCTTTTGGAATCGGGCGGGGAGCCGGCATATTTGCCGATAACATAGCTATTAAAGGCCTGTCTTGTCAATTCGACTGTTATTTTGAAGATAAATTTATCACCAGGTTTTTCCTTAATCTCGGAGGTAAGCATAACATACTAAATGCTTTGCCCGTTATTGCGTTAGGCTTGATACTGGGTATTGATATTAAAATTATAAAAGATACGCTCTCTAATTATTTAGGAGCCGCAAGGCGGCTGGAGGTGAAATTCCAAAATAGTGAATTCAGGGTCATCGATGATTATGCCCATCATCCAACAGAGATAATGGCAACTTTAGAGGCCTTGAAATTCCTTGAGCCCGGCAGGATTGTAGCAGTGTTTCAGCCCCATAGGTACAGCCGCACACAATTGTTATTGAAGGAATTTTCAAATTGTTTTACTTCCGCGGATTATATAATTATTACCGATATTTATGCAGCCAGCGAGCAGCCTATCCCGGGGATAGACAGTCTGCTTCTTGCAAATAAAGTAAAGGAAAACTCCGGCAACAAAACAGTGATACACCTTAGCAAAGACCAGATAATCGGTCACCTGCTTAAAATTAAGAAGCCTAAAGATATCTTTGTTATGCTGGGTGCCGGTGATATAACCAGGATTAGTGATGAATTGGCAGAAAGATTTAAAATGCAAAGCTAA
- the murB gene encoding UDP-N-acetylmuramate dehydrogenase: MNWQKDLKCKAKQREPLSKHTTIKIGGNARFFFEPCGLDDLKSLIKALKRYKIPILILGAGSNILAPDSGVDAAVIKLSSGYFRNASLDGNCINVAAGMPLSRMINFAYLNSLSGIEFLSGIPGTLGGALAMNAGTKDRDISETVVSVTVLDYNNKIRVLKKKEIAFGYRKSSLSKYIILGARIRLKKSRKGLIKNNIAGYLTIRRKSQDYSKPSAGCIFKNPPGLSAGKLIDMCGLKGVNIGDAFVSSVHANFILNAGAATFKDVTALINLVKKEVNRRFKVRLEPEVKILK; the protein is encoded by the coding sequence ATGAATTGGCAGAAAGATTTAAAATGCAAAGCTAAGCAGAGAGAACCGCTCAGCAAACACACAACTATAAAGATCGGCGGTAATGCCAGGTTCTTCTTTGAGCCTTGCGGCCTGGATGATTTAAAATCATTGATAAAAGCATTAAAAAGATATAAGATACCAATTCTGATATTAGGGGCAGGGAGCAATATACTTGCGCCGGATTCCGGGGTAGATGCAGCCGTCATCAAACTCAGCTCCGGGTATTTTCGTAATGCCAGCTTAGACGGCAATTGTATAAACGTAGCTGCAGGTATGCCCTTAAGCCGCATGATTAATTTTGCTTATCTTAATTCATTGTCCGGGATTGAATTTTTATCCGGCATACCCGGGACATTGGGCGGCGCCTTGGCCATGAATGCCGGCACAAAAGATAGAGATATCTCAGAAACGGTTGTTTCTGTTACTGTTTTAGATTATAATAATAAAATTAGAGTGCTTAAGAAGAAAGAGATTGCTTTCGGTTACAGAAAAAGCAGCCTTTCAAAATATATAATCCTCGGCGCAAGAATAAGGCTTAAGAAATCCAGGAAAGGCCTTATAAAAAACAATATTGCCGGATACTTAACTATACGCAGGAAAAGCCAGGATTATTCCAAGCCTTCCGCAGGGTGTATTTTTAAGAATCCCCCTGGATTATCGGCGGGTAAGTTAATCGATATGTGCGGATTAAAAGGGGTAAATATTGGGGATGCCTTTGTTTCAAGTGTGCATGCCAATTTTATCCTTAATGCAGGGGCTGCTACATTTAAAGATGTAACCGCATTGATCAATCTGGTAAAAAAAGAGGTAAACAGAAGATTTAAAGTCCGGCTTGAACCAGAAGTAAAAATACTAAAATGA
- a CDS encoding D-alanine--D-alanine ligase, translating to MIKDKANFGRIGVLMGGPSSEREVSLKSGKAVFNSLLESGVDAVAIDISTDDPQINTRLINSYNIDCAFIALHGFFGEDGRIQAILDRMNIPFTGSGELASKLAIDKAASRVILKVNGINVPDCKVLGRLSYSPAWSRQIRLSFPLVVKPASNGSSIGLTIVDAQDGLNKAIELAFGYDEKILIEDYIKGRELTVGVLGEQALPVIEIVPKNRYFDFQAKYTPGMTEYIVPARINDNIAEQLKSTALKVHKLLGCSGCSRVDMILGLDNSIYVLELNSIPGFTPTSLLPKAARAAGIDFKELCLSLINMAYEKKQAELTARG from the coding sequence ATGATAAAGGACAAAGCGAATTTTGGGCGCATCGGGGTATTGATGGGAGGGCCTTCATCCGAAAGAGAAGTGTCCCTTAAATCAGGCAAGGCTGTTTTTAACAGTCTGTTAGAGTCAGGCGTAGATGCAGTTGCGATCGATATTAGCACCGATGACCCGCAAATAAATACCAGATTAATAAATTCTTATAACATCGATTGTGCTTTTATAGCATTGCATGGTTTTTTCGGGGAAGACGGCCGGATCCAGGCGATTTTAGACAGAATGAATATACCTTTTACCGGCTCAGGGGAGCTTGCCAGCAAATTGGCTATAGATAAAGCAGCTTCCAGGGTAATCCTTAAAGTTAACGGTATTAATGTTCCTGATTGTAAAGTCCTGGGGAGGTTATCCTATAGTCCCGCTTGGAGCAGGCAGATCAGATTGTCTTTCCCGCTGGTAGTTAAGCCGGCTTCAAACGGCTCAAGTATCGGCCTAACGATAGTTGATGCTCAGGATGGCTTAAATAAAGCCATTGAGTTAGCATTCGGCTATGATGAAAAAATATTAATCGAAGATTATATTAAGGGCAGGGAGCTTACGGTAGGGGTGCTGGGAGAACAGGCTTTGCCGGTTATCGAGATAGTCCCCAAAAACAGGTATTTTGATTTTCAGGCAAAATACACCCCCGGGATGACCGAGTATATAGTACCTGCCAGGATCAATGATAACATCGCAGAGCAACTTAAATCTACAGCTTTGAAAGTACATAAACTTTTAGGATGTTCGGGATGCTCTAGGGTTGATATGATTTTAGGTTTAGATAATTCCATCTATGTATTGGAACTCAATTCTATACCTGGTTTTACCCCTACAAGCCTTCTGCCGAAAGCTGCTAGAGCTGCGGGCATAGATTTTAAGGAGCTATGCCTTAGCTTAATAAATATGGCTTATGAGAAAAAACAGGCGGAACTCACAGCGCGCGGATAA
- the ftsA gene encoding cell division protein FtsA, which produces MLNRNNGHYICALDIGSTKISGAVAEIRSKSIINITCDTVLSSSLKNGVIVNSMDLVNETGLILKKLKAKSGLKIREVYVNISGEDIIVKNSHAIIPLAERGNKIVTKRDISRVIEQARILGSSLEEEIIHQIPTNYSIDSMHKVENPIDLYSHKLEAELYLICVKLVSVQNLLRVVSQAGYEVKDVYFSGLATGKAMLGKDYIGKKTLVCDIGGDFTEMSFFYGDAIRDIDILYEGGNSLTSRLCDELKIPFELAEDVKRSYGIIGDNAVNEDKEILIKKDNIYKPIKQKFVSEIITSQVNILCQDIKRAIEKKTALSGLDYLFLCGRTVLLEGFLEALEHALGCPVKLARFYDRHIFDLLKKNPDFSGHKYITYVTALGMISQAIHSKRHQEKDQLSSSKNPLFDLLNRVSEVYQEYF; this is translated from the coding sequence ATGCTAAACAGAAATAACGGCCATTATATTTGCGCGCTGGATATAGGCTCTACCAAGATTTCCGGAGCAGTTGCCGAAATCAGGTCCAAGAGCATAATTAATATAACCTGCGATACCGTTTTATCTTCAAGTTTAAAGAATGGCGTCATAGTGAATTCCATGGATTTAGTTAATGAGACCGGTTTAATACTGAAAAAATTAAAAGCTAAATCCGGGCTAAAAATCAGGGAAGTTTATGTAAATATCTCCGGTGAAGACATAATCGTAAAGAACAGCCATGCTATTATTCCGCTTGCCGAAAGAGGAAATAAGATCGTTACAAAAAGAGATATCTCAAGGGTCATTGAGCAGGCGCGTATCCTTGGTTCAAGCTTAGAAGAAGAGATAATACATCAAATCCCCACTAATTATTCCATAGATTCCATGCATAAAGTAGAGAATCCCATAGATCTCTATAGCCATAAACTTGAGGCAGAATTGTACCTTATATGCGTTAAACTAGTAAGCGTGCAGAATTTACTTAGAGTGGTAAGCCAGGCAGGCTACGAAGTCAAGGATGTGTATTTTAGCGGCCTAGCTACAGGGAAGGCGATGCTGGGTAAGGATTATATAGGAAAGAAGACGCTCGTATGTGATATCGGAGGCGACTTTACAGAGATGTCATTCTTCTACGGAGATGCAATAAGAGATATAGATATATTATACGAAGGCGGAAATAGCCTTACTTCAAGATTGTGTGATGAGCTTAAAATACCTTTTGAGCTGGCTGAAGATGTAAAAAGATCATACGGAATAATCGGAGATAACGCTGTTAATGAAGATAAAGAGATACTTATCAAGAAAGATAATATATATAAGCCCATAAAGCAGAAGTTTGTTTCAGAGATAATTACTTCACAGGTAAATATCTTATGCCAGGATATAAAGAGAGCGATTGAGAAAAAGACCGCTTTATCCGGGCTTGACTATTTATTTTTATGCGGCAGGACTGTACTTTTAGAAGGTTTCCTGGAAGCGCTGGAGCATGCTTTAGGTTGTCCGGTTAAACTCGCCAGGTTTTATGATAGGCATATCTTTGATCTGTTGAAGAAGAACCCGGATTTTTCCGGGCATAAATACATAACCTACGTTACTGCACTGGGTATGATCTCTCAGGCAATACATTCCAAGAGACATCAGGAGAAAGATCAGCTCAGTTCCTCTAAAAATCCGCTTTTTGACCTGCTTAACAGGGTATCAGAAGTATACCAGGAATACTTTTAA